A region of Anticarsia gemmatalis isolate Benzon Research Colony breed Stoneville strain chromosome 18, ilAntGemm2 primary, whole genome shotgun sequence DNA encodes the following proteins:
- the LOC142980538 gene encoding uncharacterized protein LOC142980538: MEKLLLLTLLLACTTYARISVMYAHDKLSDIVAGQCLSEMYPKYKKIELQESDEPCIIYCVLKKFGIMSTTGVINLEIYRKRVQIAHQLDQRNILLSDYGSSCMENAEAAQHKQDVCKKAKVFNDCTHLYRILL; this comes from the exons aacTACTCCTACTAACGCTGCTATTAGCCTGTACAACCTACGCTCGCATCTCAGTAATGTACGCTCACGACAAGCTGAGTGACATCGTCGCCGGTCAGTGTCTTAGTGAAATGTACCCCAAGTACAAGAAGATAGAACTGCAGGAGTCTGATGAACCGTGCATCATTTACTGTGTGTTGAAGAAGTTTGGCATTATGAGTACTACGGGAGTTATCAATTTGGAGATCTATAG GAAACGCGTTCAAATCGCGCACCAGTTAGATCAACGGAACATTCTACTAAGTGATTACGGCAGCAGCTGTATGGAGAACGCAGAAGCAGCGCAACACAAACAAGATGTCTGCAAAAAGGCTAAAGTGTTCAACGATTGCACACATTTGTATCGAATcctgttataa